The Nitrospiraceae bacterium genome has a window encoding:
- the larE gene encoding ATP-dependent sacrificial sulfur transferase LarE, translating into MPTAILTEKLHRAQDVLRELGSVIVAFSGGIDSTLVLKLAHDTLGAQAVAVTAVSPTLPEAELEATRRIAAEIGATHRLVETDQLEIPEFVVNDASRCYHCKTDLYSLLGALRRAEQYAHIVDGTNTDDLGDDRPGLKAAREWGVRSPLLEAELSKTEVRALAKELGLSNWDKPAAACLSSRVPRGIPITRVTLSRVDRAEAVLAREGFRQCRVRDHGEIARIEVATEECLRLLDDARRNRIAAELKALGYRFVTLDLEGYRQGGVSLTSPA; encoded by the coding sequence ATGCCCACCGCCATCCTCACCGAGAAGTTGCACCGCGCACAGGACGTCCTCCGGGAGTTGGGGTCCGTCATCGTAGCCTTCTCAGGTGGGATCGACAGCACCTTGGTGCTCAAACTGGCGCATGATACGCTCGGCGCACAGGCCGTCGCAGTCACGGCAGTGTCCCCCACATTGCCCGAAGCGGAACTTGAGGCGACGCGCCGGATTGCGGCCGAAATCGGGGCAACACACCGACTCGTGGAAACCGATCAGTTGGAGATTCCGGAGTTTGTCGTCAACGACGCCAGCCGTTGCTACCACTGCAAAACCGACCTCTACTCGCTGCTCGGCGCGCTACGGCGAGCGGAGCAGTATGCTCACATTGTTGACGGAACCAATACGGATGACCTAGGCGACGATCGCCCGGGACTGAAGGCCGCACGCGAGTGGGGTGTTCGCAGTCCGCTGCTCGAGGCAGAGCTTTCCAAAACCGAGGTGCGTGCGCTGGCCAAGGAACTGGGGCTCTCAAATTGGGACAAGCCGGCAGCGGCCTGCCTGTCATCGCGCGTCCCACGAGGCATACCCATCACGCGCGTCACGCTCTCGCGCGTCGATCGAGCCGAAGCCGTGCTGGCGCGCGAAGGATTCCGTCAATGCCGGGTGAGAGACCACGGAGAGATCGCCCGCATCGAAGTCGCGACGGAGGAGTGCTTACGTCTCCTTGACGATGCAAGGCGCAACCGCATTGCAGCAGAGCTCAAGGCCTTGGGCTACCGCTTCGTAACGCTGGATCTGGAGGGATACCGCCAGGGAGGCGTGAGCCTAACCTCCCCGGCGTGA
- a CDS encoding F0F1 ATP synthase subunit A, whose translation MEESPLHAFELHDLISIGAGALDLSINKAVILMWIVVGLVSFLMISAAATRQLVPGKLQNLAEMIVDFIRGIILDTMGEQGMKFFPLIATLFLFILFCNLLGLIPGSYTVTSQIIVTAVFAVGIYGLSLVLGFSLHGAKFLGILVPPGTPGWLLPLMIPIELISQLARPISLAVRLFANMTAGHVILGVLFGLAISGGLLIGWLPFAFTIAMNGLEVGIAFIQAYIFTVLSCVYLGDAITLHGHSEHAH comes from the coding sequence GTGGAAGAAAGTCCCTTACATGCGTTTGAACTGCACGACCTGATCTCCATTGGAGCGGGAGCCTTGGATCTCTCGATCAACAAGGCCGTGATCTTGATGTGGATTGTGGTTGGCCTGGTGTCGTTTCTGATGATTTCCGCTGCCGCCACCAGACAGTTGGTCCCCGGAAAGTTGCAGAACCTGGCCGAGATGATCGTCGATTTCATTCGCGGCATCATTTTGGACACGATGGGCGAACAAGGGATGAAGTTTTTCCCGTTGATTGCGACCCTGTTTCTGTTCATTCTCTTTTGCAATTTGCTGGGGCTCATCCCCGGGTCCTACACGGTTACCAGCCAAATCATCGTGACCGCGGTGTTTGCGGTCGGCATCTACGGACTGAGCCTCGTGCTCGGATTTTCGCTGCACGGCGCCAAGTTTCTGGGCATTCTGGTTCCGCCAGGAACGCCGGGGTGGTTGTTGCCGCTCATGATTCCGATCGAGCTGATCAGCCAGTTGGCTCGTCCGATCTCGTTGGCGGTGCGGTTGTTCGCCAATATGACGGCAGGACACGTTATCTTGGGCGTGCTGTTCGGCCTCGCCATCAGCGGCGGGTTGCTGATCGGTTGGTTGCCATTTGCGTTTACGATTGCGATGAACGGCTTGGAAGTCGGTATCGCATTCATCCAGGCATATATTTTTACCGTGCTGAGCTGTGTGTATCTCGGCGATGCCATTACCTTGCACGGTCATAGCGAGCACGCCCATTAG
- the atpF gene encoding F0F1 ATP synthase subunit B: MPQFESHFFSSLIFWEILSFGILFFLLYKYAFPSLLGMLEEREKKIKDSLDQAERHRSEAERKLKDYEAKLAAASKEAEGLLAQAKERAQRLMEENEQRMTTEAERIRGDATREIEQERRRAIQDIRSQTTDLALLVAEKVVGRALTEADHRRLADEALEALAKTYQSRN, from the coding sequence ATGCCTCAATTCGAATCGCATTTTTTCTCGTCGCTGATTTTCTGGGAGATCCTCTCGTTCGGGATCCTCTTCTTCTTGCTCTACAAGTACGCATTCCCGAGCTTGCTCGGCATGTTGGAAGAGCGCGAAAAGAAGATCAAGGACAGCTTGGACCAGGCCGAGCGTCACCGTTCCGAGGCTGAGCGGAAGCTGAAAGACTATGAGGCCAAGCTGGCCGCCGCTTCCAAGGAAGCGGAAGGCTTATTGGCTCAGGCCAAGGAGCGCGCGCAACGGCTGATGGAAGAGAACGAGCAGCGGATGACGACGGAAGCTGAACGTATCCGTGGCGATGCCACCAGAGAGATCGAACAGGAACGCCGACGCGCGATCCAGGACATCCGATCCCAGACTACCGACCTTGCACTGCTGGTCGCGGAGAAGGTGGTGGGACGTGCGCTGACGGAAGCCGATCACCGGCGCCTGGCCGATGAGGCCTTGGAAGCCTTGGCGAAGACCTACCAGAGCCGCAACTAG
- a CDS encoding AtpZ/AtpI family protein, producing the protein MPATNDPFYAGLGQAVRIGTELLAALIVGGGLGWVVDTYLFDSNPWGLVVGLIFGAAAGMRNAYRAAQVWPAGQETTDRQDKG; encoded by the coding sequence ATGCCCGCCACCAATGATCCGTTTTATGCGGGGCTCGGACAGGCTGTCCGAATCGGGACGGAACTGCTTGCTGCGCTGATCGTCGGTGGGGGACTTGGTTGGGTTGTTGATACGTATCTCTTCGACTCCAATCCCTGGGGATTGGTGGTGGGTTTGATATTCGGGGCTGCGGCAGGAATGCGCAACGCCTACCGGGCGGCGCAGGTATGGCCCGCCGGCCAAGAGACGACTGACCGTCAAGACAAAGGATAA
- the atpE gene encoding ATP synthase F0 subunit C, protein MDAAAAALVGMGLAAAGFAGAGVGIGYIFGKMIEAVARQPEAEGRVGKYMWIGFALVEAIALYGLVIAFIIMGLRK, encoded by the coding sequence ATGGATGCAGCAGCAGCAGCGTTGGTCGGTATGGGGTTGGCCGCAGCGGGATTCGCCGGGGCAGGCGTCGGCATCGGCTACATTTTCGGCAAGATGATCGAAGCGGTCGCGCGGCAGCCGGAAGCTGAAGGTCGTGTCGGCAAGTATATGTGGATCGGGTTCGCATTGGTCGAAGCCATCGCTCTGTACGGCCTCGTCATCGCGTTCATTATCATGGGGCTGCGCAAGTAG